The Longimicrobium sp. genome includes the window CTCCAGCACCTCGTCCGACGCGTCCACCGCCGTCACCTCGTCGGCCCAGCGCAGGAGCTGCTCGGTCCACCACCCGGTGCCGCACGCCAGCTCCAGCACGCGCCCGGCCGGCCGGAACCGCTCCAGCGCGGCGCGCACCTCCTCGACCTCCGCGAACCAGCGCGCGCGGTGGTCGGGACCGCGGTCGTAGCGCCCCGTCCGCTCGAACCACTCGTCGTACTCGCCCGCCCGGGCGCGGTAGTACTCCTTCTGCTGCTCGATCAGGTCGGCCTCCGTGCCCACGCGCCCTCCTTTTGCGGGGTGATCCGGGAGGGTAGCACGGACCATCCTTCGTCGCCAGCACCGAGGGAAGATGGCGAAGATGGTCCAATCTCCAGGGAGATGATTGATCCGCTGCGGCGGGAGATCGGTGGTTGTGTGCGTCCACGTTGGGCGGTCTATTCACCTGCTCGACCGTGGGGATCCGACAGGAGGAGGGGACGGTGCTGGTGCGGGAGAGGCAATCGTTGGCTCAGCCAAACATCTTCGCCGGTGCGCAGTTCGACCGCGCGGCCGGCCTGCGGCGCGACGCGGAGTGGATCGCGGAGCGGCTGGCGGACCCGGCGAGCCGCTTCGCGCCGGTGTGGCAGCTGAAGAACCTGTTCACGGCGGATGGAGAGCCGCGGGTCCGCTGGCTCTCGGCGGCGGAGGCGGCGCCGCTGCTGGGGGCGTCATCGACGGTGTTCCTGGGGATGGACGAGGGTGCGGCCCGCTTCGCCGTCGAGGTCGTGCACGAGGATCCCGCCGACGTGGCCGCATCCGTGGGCGGCGAGTTCCAGGAGCTGCGACACCACGGTGCCGTGCTTCCGCCGCGCGACGCGGGGCTGCTGGCGTTCGCGCGCGGGATGATGCACTGGCACGCGCGCCACCGCTTCTGCGGCGTGTGCGGCGAGCCCACCGAGTCGCGCGACGCGGGGCACGTGCGCGTGTGCACCTCCGAGGCGTGCGGCGCCATCCACTTCCCGCGCACCGACCCCGCCGTGATCATGCTGGTCACGCACGACGGCCGCGCGCTGCTGGGACGCCAGTCGACGTGGGACGCCGGGCGCTACTCCACGCTCGCCGGCTTCGTGGAGCCCGGCGAGAGCCTGGAAGACGCGGTCGCGCGCGAGGTGTGGGAGGAGGCGGGGGTGCGGCTGGGCGAGGTCCACTACCACTCTTCGCAGCCGTGGCCGTTCCCCTCGTCGCTGATGGTGGGCTTCACCGCCGAGGCGCTCGACGACCAGATCACCGTCGACCGCGACGAGCTCGAGGACGCGCGCTGGTTCACCCGCGACGAGCTGCGCCGCGGGCTGGGCGACGGCTCGCTCCTGCTGCCGTCTACGATCTCCATCTCCTACCGTCTGGTGGTGGGATGGTTGGAGGGGGAGGAGTGACGCGCGGCCCGCGACTTCTTCGCAGCTGCGCCGCTCGGGAGGCCCTCTCCCCCCGGCCCCCTCCCCCAAAACCGACTGGGGGAGGGGGAGACCTCAGCACGGACGCGGGTTCGGCTCGTAGCGGCAAGTTGTTGTTGCAGTCGCCTCTCCCAGCCGGTTTTGGTAGAGGTCGACAAACGGGCGAGGGGCCGTCACGCCGTCGCCACTACCCGGCGCGGCACGACCAGCGGCAGCAGGAGCGCGGCGGCGAGCGCGAGGCCGGCTCCGGTCAGAAACGCCGTGGCCGTGCCGAACTCGTCCCACAGCACGCCGAAGAGGATGCTGGCCAGGAGCGCAGCCACGCCTGCTACCGCGTGAAACCACCCGAACGCGCTGCCACGTAGGGAGTCGGGAGAGAGCGCGGCCACCAGCGCCTTCTCCGGCGCCTCGGTCAGGCCGAAGAACAGGCCGTAGGCGACGAACAGCGCCCACGCGTGCCACTCGGCGGTCGCGAACGCGAAGCCGGCGTACACGGCGGCGTAGAATCCCCATCCGGCCACGATCGCCACGCGCGGGCCCAGGCGGTCGCTCAGCCGGCCGCCGATCACGCTCCACACCATCTTGCTCACGTGCAGCGCCGCCCACAGCAGCGGGATCAGCGCCGCCGCCACGCCGAGATCCCGCGCGCGAAGGAGCAGGAACGCGTCGGACGAGTTGCCCAGCGCGAACAGCGCCAGCACGCCCAGGTAGCGCGGCAGCACCGGTCCCAGCTCGCGCATCGGCGGCAGCAGCGCACGCCCGGGCGTCTCCGCGGCGGGGAGGGTGCGCGGCGGCTCGCGCAGCTTCCACAGCACGATCGCCAGGGTGAGCGCGCCGGGGATCACCGCCAGCGCGAAGACGATGCGCAGGCGGTGCGGCTGGTCGCCCGAAAGCAGCAGGAGGAGGCCGCTCGCCAGCAGCGGGCCGATCACCGCGCCGGCGTGGTCGGCGGCGCGGTGGATGCCGAATGCGGCGCCGCGCACCTCCGGCGGCACCGACTCGGCCAGCAGCGCATCCCTCGGCGCCGTGCGGATCCCTTTGCCCACGCGGTCGGCGAAGCGGATCCCCAGCACCTGCCACGCCGACGTCGCCATCGCGATCAGCGGCCGCCCCGCCGCCGCGATCGCGTATCCCCACACCACCAGCCGCTTCCGCCGCCCGAAGCGGTCCGCGAGCACCCCGCCGGCCAGGTTGAGCAGGCTGCTCGTCGCCGCCGCCACGCCCTCGATCACCCCCAGGAACGCGGGGCCGGCGCCCAGCACCGCGGTCAGGAAGATGGGGAGGAGGGGATAGATCATCTCGCTGGCGGCGTCGTTCAGCAGCGAGACCACGCTCAGCCAGAGCAGGTTGCCGCGCAGCAGCGGCGCCCTTGACGCGCCCGTCGCGGCGGGAGCATCCCTATGGGGCGTCGGCGGCATCAGAGCCTCCGCCGCGGCGCCGGAACGGGCGCGCGGCTGGACGATAGATCACTCGCCAACGGAACGGAGACCATCCGATGAGACCTCACGGATTCCTTGCATTCGCCGCGGCCGCGCTGCTCGCCGCGGCACCGGCGGTCGCGCAGCAGGCGGACAGCGCCCAGATGGAGACGGGGCGGCGCTACACGCGCTGGTTCCTCGAAGGCAACACCGACACACTGTGGGCGCTGCTCACCCCGCGCATGCGCGAGCGGATGACGACGCCCCAGCAGCTCGCCGCCTTCCGCGGCCAGTTCGCCGGCC containing:
- a CDS encoding class I SAM-dependent methyltransferase, which codes for MGTEADLIEQQKEYYRARAGEYDEWFERTGRYDRGPDHRARWFAEVEEVRAALERFRPAGRVLELACGTGWWTEQLLRWADEVTAVDASDEVLE
- the nudC gene encoding NAD(+) diphosphatase, encoding MAQPNIFAGAQFDRAAGLRRDAEWIAERLADPASRFAPVWQLKNLFTADGEPRVRWLSAAEAAPLLGASSTVFLGMDEGAARFAVEVVHEDPADVAASVGGEFQELRHHGAVLPPRDAGLLAFARGMMHWHARHRFCGVCGEPTESRDAGHVRVCTSEACGAIHFPRTDPAVIMLVTHDGRALLGRQSTWDAGRYSTLAGFVEPGESLEDAVAREVWEEAGVRLGEVHYHSSQPWPFPSSLMVGFTAEALDDQITVDRDELEDARWFTRDELRRGLGDGSLLLPSTISISYRLVVGWLEGEE
- a CDS encoding MFS transporter, whose amino-acid sequence is MPPTPHRDAPAATGASRAPLLRGNLLWLSVVSLLNDAASEMIYPLLPIFLTAVLGAGPAFLGVIEGVAAATSSLLNLAGGVLADRFGRRKRLVVWGYAIAAAGRPLIAMATSAWQVLGIRFADRVGKGIRTAPRDALLAESVPPEVRGAAFGIHRAADHAGAVIGPLLASGLLLLLSGDQPHRLRIVFALAVIPGALTLAIVLWKLREPPRTLPAAETPGRALLPPMRELGPVLPRYLGVLALFALGNSSDAFLLLRARDLGVAAALIPLLWAALHVSKMVWSVIGGRLSDRLGPRVAIVAGWGFYAAVYAGFAFATAEWHAWALFVAYGLFFGLTEAPEKALVAALSPDSLRGSAFGWFHAVAGVAALLASILFGVLWDEFGTATAFLTGAGLALAAALLLPLVVPRRVVATA